The nucleotide sequence CACGGCACAGAAAGATGCGTCTGAAATGCAAAAGAAGTTGTTTctaatttcatataaatataaaaaggaTATGATGGACTAGGATTTGAACCCGGAacctctcgcaccctaagcgagaatcatacccctagaccaggggtcggcgaactgcggcccgcgaaagGTATTTTTTGCGGCTCTAGAATGACTTTCaattcataaaacaaaaattgattaaatgcATTGTATCCACATGAATTTATGCGGTAACAAGTGCCACTGTACGTCGCTTGTTTCATAGCAAGTGGTGTCAGTTGTAGGTCGTTCAAGTACTGTGTACTTACATCGTTGGTTGTAGTTATAAGTTAGGtttaatatgatttttaaaatttgaaaatgtctggGAAACTGAGGAAAGTTTGCAACAAGGGTCAAACATCCCAAAGTGCttgaaaggaaaaaaaaattttattctcgCGCATTTCAAAATCAGTCTGATGATATTTCAGGCAAGCATCGCAGTTATTAAGGTATTTAATATTAAACGAGTCATTGGAAAACCGCGGACTGCGCCGCtgctcatctgtgcgacagtgtAAAACGTGAAGTGTGCACGTTCGAAAGCACATATTGCTGTGAGCAGCTCTATCTAAAAGGTATTACACtaagaataaattttgtaatcgCTTGTCAGATCGTCAATTGGACGACGTACTGCGGGTGCCGCTTTGGCCAGGACACCGAAACAACATTATTCTTCACACTgttaataagtaaataaaagcatgtattgtttgataaaatatatagaaaagcAATATACACGTCTCATTGTGGCAGccttttaacacagcaatagaaggtgcgagtttgccataatttgaagttaatTGTAGCGATTGTTCATCGGTGGAAATTATTGCGGCCCGCACGCTACCGAGAAAGTGGATATGTGGCCCGCAagaacataaagtttgccgaccactgctctgGACCAAGAAGCCACACACGGCGTTTCTAGATCACCTCGAGTACAAAGGGCTTTTTCTGTAATCTATGTTGACCAGCTCGTCCTGTATTTTAACCAGGAAACCCCCGCACCCAAAGCAATAATTAATGTACACCTGCAAAAACACACCTGGGTGGGACTCAAACCCACAATCCTAGACTCGGGAGGCTAATGCGAAAGAACTGGGCAGTAACAGCGAGGCAACTCTCTTATAACAGCAATGCCACTGTTACGCACGAACTCAACTCGgtaattattgtatatatatgtcaCCCTATTACTGGTTTTTATACTACCAAGTCTCCCTAATAAGGTCGTTGCGTACATATATGGATTTATATATACGTCCCCCTATCACTGGTTTTTATACTACTAAGTCTCCCTAATAATGTCGTTGCgtacatatataaatgtatatatgcgTCCCCTTATTGCTGGTTTTTATGCGACCAAGTCTCTTTAATAACATCGTTGCATGCATATATGAATACGTCCCCTTATCAGTGATTTTTATATTACCAAGTTTTCCTAATAGATTCGTGGCATACATGGGGgcttccgaagtatgcgaaccaagatggcggacatcggaatgtaatatgtgtactaggttagggttaggccataattttaggtataaatactacggaaggctcttggctagtcttcgaactgataataggactaaaatagggaaaattggaagaaaattatcgcctaaccctaacctgttatccatgttacgttccgatgtccgccatcttggttcgcatacttcgggagcacctataaatgtatatatacgtCCCCCCATTACTTGTTTTCAGGTTACCAAGTCTCACTAATAACGTCGTTGCATACATATAAAAATGTATACATATGTTCCCCTATTACTGGCTTTTAACAGTTGAGTCTCCATAATAAATTCGTTCAATAGATGTATATATGCGTCCCCCTATTACTCGTTTTTATACTACCAAGTCTCCCTAATAATTTCattgcatacatatataaatatatatatacgtctcCTATTGCTGTTTTTTATACTACCAAGTCTCCCTAATAACGTCGTTGCATACATATAAAAATGTATACATATGTTCTCCTATTACTGGCTTTTAACAATTGAGTCTCCATAATAAATTCGTTCAATAGATGTATATGTGCGTCCCCCTATTACTCGTTTTTATACGACCAAGTCTTCCTAATAATTTCattgcatacatatataaatatatatatacgtctcCTATTGCTGTTTTTTATACTACCAAGTCTCCCTAATAACGAcgttgcatacatatataaatgtgaaaatacGTCCACATACTACTGGTTTTCAACAGTTGAGTCTTCATAATAAATTTGTTGAATAGATGTATATATGCGTCCCCCTATTACTTGTTTTTATACGACCAAGTCTCCCTAATAAGCTCGTTgcatacataaaaaaatatatatattcgttcCCCTATTACTGCTTTTTATACTACTATGTCTCGCTTATAACGtcgttgcatacatatataaatgcatATATACGTCCCAGTACTAATggttttggtactcctgtagtatgtaaaccaagatggcggacaccggaacgtagtatatcaggttagggctaggtcataatttcaggtacaaatactttgggagtcacttggcacatatactaacctggtacacatactacgttctggttcccgccatattggttcacatacttctagaTCGCCCTGGTTTTTATACTACTAAGTCTCCAAAATAATGTGGTCGCAAAcatataaaaatgtatatatacgtCACCTTATTACTGTTTTTATACTATTAATTCTACCTAATAACGTCTATACTCACCACTCCGcatttataatttcattttaccAACCCCAACTATCCACACAaatcacaaattataaaatttttcatatttttttgtttattttttctaaaaccTTCACCGGAGTCTTTTTGACAGGCAGTATGTGTCCCTTCGTGGTGATTTACCGAATATGACGTAATATCTTTCGTCTTTGCGTCTCTGTCTCCAGATGACGTCATAGCTTCACCTCCTTTttctatataaaaataaaattatttattaaattcgaTCTTGTCCGCCTCATTTcggaaatttatatttctttatttagaGATTGCGATTCTAACCACATATTTCTTTGATAAAAcctactttcgccttactatctgttatttgtaattTATCGTTAACTGGGTATTTTTGTGGTGGGgtgacaaattaaaaaacaaattattgacaaattataaaaaacggGCGCGtcataaaaagtttgagaaccactggataAGAAATTAAGTagatttttgttaaataaaatataaattaacattttgtaCTCCACTAGTGTTGCATCTTTTAATAATAGCTTGTTTAACATTATCGGTCCATTACCTTTGTTGTGTTATTTGAATCAATTTGCTTTTCATCAAACCCGCTAGGTGtcttcaaatcaatttttccgTATTGTTTTGTCAAGTCTGTCTATAATTTTACTTATAtgaaaacgaaacaaaaaaagTCTGTGTACCCCCTCTTCCGCTTCAATGTAGCATAAGTAACTCGAGACATCGTCGAGTATACTGTTGAAAACGAGGAGATAAATCAACTCAATTTCAATGTAAATTAATATTGGCTGTGTTCGGCATTGCAAGCAAATTTACATGCCTGTTGATAGTTTAACATTTCCTCCGCAATTTAAGTCGGATATGAACTATTGCGGTGCAAAACAGAGGAATAGGGTGTGCGTGTGGGTAGGCATAGGGATAATAACCTCCTTTCGGCTCCCAGTAatactataaaaatatttattcaattttagttctaatagTCGTTTAGGACTTTCTTTCCGATAACCCCAGACGATCCCATACCCAACCTAGTGACTATAAAACAATCTGTCTAATAGCTTATACTCCCGACAAATAATTATATGAAAgctatattattcaattttagggAACACTAAGATTGCTTGATCCTTTGCTATGACTATGGACAGAAGATCTGGTAAGGTACTGGAAGCTGAACCAAAAATTTTTCGAAATCTGGTGACGCAGCTATGGTCAGACTTGTTCCAAGCAAACCAATGTGTGTCGAAGCGTTCAAGAATTATCCTCCGCTTGGTCGTTTCGCTGTCCGCGACATGCGACAGATTGTTGCTGTTGGAGTCAAGGAAACTACCAAAAaggccgggaatatgaaaaaaacCAAGGCAGCAGCTAAGGCCAATAAAAAACAGGAGCAAAGTagtgactggaagcatctgGCGCCCATCAACAGCTTAAACCTAAAAAAGACTATGTTATTCAATTTTGGGAACACTAAGATTGCTTGATCCTTTGCTGTTGAAAGCCAGTTTATGTGACAACTAGTCTTGATAGGATTCACAAATTTATCCCGGAGGGAAGAAAGCTGATATGTTTTCGGAAAGTATGGTGCACATATGGTACACATTGGTAGCTGTATTATAATCTTCCatattggaaaaaatatttatcccggacaaaaaaaaaatgaacgctCGCCCTGGAGGCATCTCTGGTCTAAAACAACTTTTGTTCACTTTGGCTGATCCAACACGAGCCCGCCTAATGAAGCGGCATTTTTTATAGCGATACAATGCGCATTTCGCTTGATCAAGGCTCGCACAATCGGCCACTGCTAGGTTACATAGTtcagaacagtggttctcaacccttTTTCTTCCGTGGTCCACTACCGTTGCGTAAATAATTCTGTGGCTCACAAACTTACTTATGTGAGGAAAActacagaaaaataaaaaatgaagtttCGTGAAAATAGACACTTTTACTTTAATAATTAAATAAGAATTACCACTCAGTTGCAAAAATAGCATCATCATTAATTGCTACTACGATCAAAGTTTAACTAAGTTATCAAATACTCAGccaattttattaggcatgTGGCTCACCCAAGAAGGTGCTGTTgcgacaaaatataaaatttaaaacgaATACTCACAAAAACCTTTCTTTCGTCGTCAAAGTCTTTGAAtgaatgtaaaataaatttacaaaaacaaacGCTAAAACATCTCTATGACGTCATAGTAAATTTACGAAAACCGACCAAATAGGTGAAAttctacattttaaaattagttttattttgcaaatttagTTTTTAAACTCGGACACTAAGTAGATTTTCTGTCATCTATTTCAGAAAGCGAGTATTCATCTATCGTTACtggaaaatatatatagtacacatacaatataataaatttcacaaaagtaatttttcatttgtattttcatGATTCTGCGAATATTGGTTTTCTGCGCTGACAAAAATTAAGAGCTAAAAACGATAGAGACCACGAACTCTTATTTACAGATGAAACGCATAATGTTTCCGGATAGGGGATTTAATAAAACTTCATCCGTAATGACTGTGCCGCGACTTTTTCATCTCGTTGTTAGTGTGCCGCaagctgaaaaagtttgggaacccctggttcAGACAGTAATAGCGGGAATTATCGGTCGAATCCTGGTCGGAGTTGTGGTATTTGAGGGCCTCGACAAATTGCAGTCGTGTAAGTTCAGTTCTAACAATCTGATAAAAATTGCTATTATTTCTCAGCTATGCCCACCACCTTAATTAGCTGAAAGAAAATGGGTAACCGGCGCTGGGCAAAATCATgaaatgtgatgtgaaattttTGTCTACACGCTGCAGCttaaattaactttctacgaacAGGGGTCAAGGTTATACAAGCCACCAAAGTACGATTCTCGGAAGACGAATCTGCTATCGAACGACCAGTGCGCCAATAGCAGACCACCGATTTGAAGCCTCCAATAGTAGGTGGTCGATCTGGTGGTCATAAGTAGTTGGGAAGACTACCGGTACaagggtgggggggggggggggggggattaggtaaatatttaataaaatgagcTAAGTAGTCTAAACAAAAAGGCTAAACCCATCACTCTGATCaataaacgtttttttttcttttttgaaaacttTCATACAACTGTTTCTTActagttggaaaaaataaacttgacttagtGTGTAGAAATAAAAATCATGCACAAgactaataaataatgaaagaaaaactAAATGTTGATACTTTTCCAGAATTCATGATCAACAACCTGCTGAATTATTAGTCGTTGGTCTTTATCTTTCTGTGTCATTCTTGTGATCAAATCAAAGGCCAAGTGAGGGTTAGGAATCAGTAAATCACTTGGATCCATAGCTACTCTAAAACCTAAGATTGGCCCATGGACAATCAGTTTATTAGACCACAATTTATACAAGATTTTccccaaaaaaataatatcaatttgaAAGCTGGGATTATAaaagaaaaaagttgaaaaataattctgaaaacaaattttcacattttgcatGTCAAGTGAAAACGCAATATCGGTTTCAAATATTCCATAagaaatattatgtttatgcaAATGTTGTAGACCACTAACTAACTGTTTTGCATGTATGAGAGCAAGTCTAGGATCAAAaggaattttgtttttctttctcTCTTCATAATAATCATCAAGAGTTTGGAACTGGCATCTTTCAGTAGCAACTAAAAATTGACTTGTTTCATTCAAACGTTCACTAGCAATAACAGAAAGTACGTTTGGATGAGGTGGAAGTTGCTGAAGAGCTTTTAGTTCGTGTAGAAAGTCTTCTAGTTTGTTGTGAACTTCAGTCCACGAATAATACACCGATATTGCTAAAGGTTCTGTAACTAAATTTGGAAGTTTCCGTTGACCTTCGTAAACTGTGAAATTCAAACTCTCATAAACCACATTGTCTTTATACCACAAGATGTCATCTGTGAGTTGTATGCGATCTGGAAATgtcacatttaaaaaattaatttgaattaaaaaacaatttataataaaCCTTGTGGGTCAAATGACAGTTTTAAGCATGGTCACGGTATAAAGTTCAAAACACTTTTAGTGTGGCACAATATGTCATAATATtcagaaaaaattgaagaaatacgAATGCCAAGCACTAATACCTATAGTTTGCAATGccactatattttgaaaattaaagcCATGCACTCATTGTTTTATGTTAAAAATGTAGTATCCGTATTAGGTATTTAAACAAATCGAATGAGCAAATCAAATAATTGCGGTGTGTGTGCAGGCACTTTGAAACCAATACTTAATTATGAGGATGAGATCAAACCCAAATAATTAACTGTCGGTAGACGAAATAACAGAATAAATTTCTCCACAGATTTGTTTTTGATGGTGCACGAACATTTACGGTAATACGCAAATTCATGAATTAAACTTTactgaattcaaattttttcaactaATATAATGAAATTCAGATAACCGATAAAGCTTTTTGAGTCAAATTCGAACGCAACAAGAAGTTATTATGCTTCAATACAAGGAATGTTGAAGTCAACTTTCTTACTCTTTGAGGTCAAAGCTGCCTTTCTATTCTTTTCTTTGGCTTCGAGATATTTTGCAAAGTGGAAATTATTAACAAGCTTTGATAATGAAGTTGCAACTTGTGAAGAATGACTGAAATTAGATTGATTAGTTTTTGTAGAAAAAGTTATTTGATTGTTACGAATAAGTTTTATTACCTATTGCTATGGTCCATCCCTGCATGCTAACAGCCATGTTAGATACACCAATgagaatatatattcataacaaCATGCTTCATCAAGGATAGGTGTGACCAGGAttcttattttgaaattatgtttattttagatttggtATTGCCTCATTCGAAAAAATACTTCTGCAGTGGGAACTATTCTTGgtaaatctaaaatatattgttcacgaaaAATATTTGTGAGACAGGCACAATTTGTAAAACAATTACAAAACATGACTGGCTCAATAGACAAGGGTTCTATTTGCTACCGCGAAAACAAAATATGGGTCGATTTCCTACGACCTATATATACCCTTGTTTGATAATTCGCAAGCTAGAAACCAAGTTTATTGGAATGTGTAAATAGGAACATTCGAGCAGAACGAACAAATTGCTGACTTCTCAATGCTGTATAGGGGTCATGTATCATGCAACCACCGGTCGTTcatggcttcctccactataaagcccatgcatctgaaacaaataaatggttaactaatcccatacccgacatggactgctAACTGAACGAGAGGCAGTGgtatgccatatgattaagccgtttatCGACTTACCTCTCCCCCGTGATAAAAATCATAACTCAGCATTTTTGCAAAAGCAAGTTGGAAACATTTATGAAGGAAGACTGCAAATGAGTAATAAtcaaataatacagcaaaataaatacacaaaccTTTTAGTTTTCTTTTTCGTTAGCAAATCTGATTTGAAAgttccatttttaaaatgtggAAGCAAAAGTTCGTCATGGATGCTTGTTTGAGACCTGCCAGGTGCAAATTCTTCCTGTAGATCTCGGAATAGTAAACCTGAACAGAAAGTTTTCTTTGATGAGTGTTTAATTTCAGTTAGCAATAGGGCAATATCTCAAAAACCCCTTACTATAAGAAAACGTTtccaaacataaaaaaaaataatataactgaaaggttgggaaccacatctataagttattgagggaaaaatgaaatggaaaaaatatagcaaacttCACGACGCGCAGATTAGAAATAGCAGTTAAATTACAATGTATATGTCAATGGCCGGATACCCAGCACATCTAGTTGACCAACTATCAAAATACCCATGTATTTACATTTCAATCAATTTTGCTTACCTTTTACATTCGATGGAGCCATGTATTTATGAGAGAGAACCTCGTTTATTATTGGACGTTTACGAGGAAAAAACTGCAGCATCCATTCCAGTAAATCTTTTGCAACTTCTGCATCTGGAACTAAAAGTCCATCCAGGTTCAggtttttatggtttttcatgAAATGATTCCATAGATCCTTTTCGTCACCAAAGGGATGTTTACCGTTACTCCATACATAGTAAACAATGACAGCTAGTGAATATATGTCAGTTTTTTGAGAAGTTGGAAATCCAGGCACAAATGATTCAGGGGGTCTGTAACCGTCAGTACCGAGACCTTTTCTGGTGTAAACTGTTTGTGTCTTGGACTCGATGACTTCACTTATGCCAAAATCACCTATTTTGACAACTTTTTGATCCAAGGATAAAAACACATTATCAGGCTTAAGATCTTTGTGCACCACAAGTTTATCATGAATGTATAAAATTCCAGCAAATAACTGTTTTGCAAAATCAAGTGCAAGTTCAGGATCAAATTGGATTTCGGCtttctttcgattttccacaaaaCCTCTCAAGTTATCTTGGTTACATTTGTCCATTGCAATGTACATATATTTCATTGGACCTTGTTGGTATTCGTCTGAATGAATCACAGAGACTACATGAGTGTGAGGGTTCAGAAGGTAAAGAATTTTTGCCTCTTCCACACTTTGTTTGTtgtattgaacaaattttattgcaatcggACGAGTTCCATAAGTTGCACTTGATATTTGTCCTTCATATACGTCACCATGGTTTGAAATTTTCTTGTTCCGAAACATTAAAATAGCTTCGGATAGATTGATCGATTCTGTAGTATgagaataaatatagaaaatcaaaatgttttaaagtatttatgatataaaataagttaTTGCCAAAAAGGCGAATCAGGTAAAATCTGagagatttaaaatattttcagatgcTGGCTACTCCTTAACCTCACTAACCAAGTAGCTGGAAGCAATACTGATCAATAGGTTGCTGGTTTAAAAGAAAACACGACAAtcaacataaattaaaatacagGACATCGGTTAAAATACAGGACATCAGAGGCTCGGTGGTGTAGTGCATTGTGCTAATCGTTAGGAATATGTTTGCCACCGCATCCATGATTCCCCTGCGGGGGTTTGAATTCCGTTGGGTATAATTATGtacgagaagattgctggactcttagCCGCAGTGGTTGGTTCACGTAAACGCTGGTCGGTTACCAGGTTACCCATTTCTcctccatcaagtccatgcatttgaaattaaatatttgactactaatcccatgcccatcatgggctggtaaccggacgagaggctgttgTTGGCCACacgattaagtcgtcttattaacTTTCGTTTCCCGGGGGTAAATGtgtaaattttgaacaaaccaACCTTCACTATCTTTGGCTTCAGGTTCTTTGTTTTCCTCCATTTCCATTTTCAATTCTACAGTTTGGTCAGTTCATGCCAAGATAAATTAAACCAAACTATTGAATGAAAATACGTTGAATGAAACAATCAAACCAAAACCTAAAACATCATTAGCCGTAtttgaaaataagaaataaatatatagggTTCATTCCTTAGAATCAAATTGAGATATAGGCAGTGCTATACATATTCCCAACGGGCTCTATTCATTAACTTTTTTTCTTCCTTTTATAACTTCCCTCCCCCCTATAAAGCTCTGATTAATTGTGCCTTGTTCTATGCTATAACTCAAAACGCTAAACCtaaatattttcttataaaaGCTTACTTGCAACATACTGTATgcattttttgattatttatgTCGAAACTTCATAAATTGATGCCTGGTTGTATAGTTCCTTTTTGGgagcaaaaattaaaaaaatatcttccAAAAGTATTATTCCTCACCTATAATTTTAACAGTAAAACGATAGAACAGTTATAACGGTAGAATATTTAGGGAAAACGCTTCGCATTTGCTATTGTATGTTTGAATGGTTTATCAAGGCTTTGGATGAAAACTAAGATGCCAAAATTAACTGTTAACTGAACTAAGACCATTTTTCAAACTcattatagaactaaaatgaggaaaattggaataaaatcatggcctaaccctaacctggtacacgtactacgttctggtgtctactatcttggttcacatacttcgataGTACCTAAACGTTTCATCTTAATTAATGCGCCCAAATTCCTTTTCAATATCGAGTCTCGATGCAAATAGAGAGACAATCAACGCAAAATCATCGCCAACGCTCAGCAAAGCAATAGCTTCTCGCGTTCTCAAAGTTATGGCCTCAAAGTTCTATTCTATTTTCAACGTGGAAACTATATATTGCAAATAACTAGCTACTCTTAAAAGCGACTCCGCAAAAATAATTAGAttatatttgagatttttctgaAATTGAAGTCAATTGTAAAAGTGAGACACGTTCGACAAAACTCACCTTGAAAATTCATAGATTTACGGGGTGTCCACGAagtattaattaaaatatttcaagtttgaaaaggtatttatcgataccatacgTACTTGTTCGACCGCTACAAGTTTATTAAACGAAGTGAAAAGCTTGGATAAACACTGATTAAACAAACGAGGTT is from Styela clava chromosome 9, kaStyClav1.hap1.2, whole genome shotgun sequence and encodes:
- the LOC144427230 gene encoding uncharacterized protein LOC144427230 — encoded protein: MEMEENKEPEAKDSEESINLSEAILMFRNKKISNHGDVYEGQISSATYGTRPIAIKFVQYNKQSVEEAKILYLLNPHTHVVSVIHSDEYQQGPMKYMYIAMDKCNQDNLRGFVENRKKAEIQFDPELALDFAKQLFAGILYIHDKLVVHKDLKPDNVFLSLDQKVVKIGDFGISEVIESKTQTVYTRKGLGTDGYRPPESFVPGFPTSQKTDIYSLAVIVYYVWSNGKHPFGDEKDLWNHFMKNHKNLNLDGLLVPDAEVAKDLLEWMLQFFPRKRPIINEVLSHKYMAPSNVKGLLFRDLQEEFAPGRSQTSIHDELLLPHFKNGTFKSDLLTKKKTKSHSSQVATSLSKLVNNFHFAKYLEAKEKNRKAALTSKNRIQLTDDILWYKDNVVYESLNFTVYEGQRKLPNLVTEPLAISVYYSWTEVHNKLEDFLHELKALQQLPPHPNVLSVIASERLNETSQFLVATERCQFQTLDDYYEERKKNKIPFDPRLALIHAKQLVSGLQHLHKHNISYGIFETDIAFSLDMQNVKICFQNYFSTFFFYNPSFQIDIIFLGKILYKLWSNKLIVHGPILGFRVAMDPSDLLIPNPHLAFDLITRMTQKDKDQRLIIQQVVDHEFWKSINI